From Saccopteryx leptura isolate mSacLep1 chromosome 3, mSacLep1_pri_phased_curated, whole genome shotgun sequence, one genomic window encodes:
- the NDUFA3 gene encoding NADH dehydrogenase [ubiquinone] 1 alpha subcomplex subunit 3 translates to MRRLSGASNAGTTIPRVLRALAAAAIKMAGRLAAFFKNAWAKEPVLVASFTIGGLAIILPIVSPYTKYATMINQVTPYNYPVPVRDNGNMPDVPSHPQDPQGPSLEWLKKL, encoded by the exons ATGCGCAGACTCAGCGGCGCCTCGAATGCGGGGACCACAATACCCAGGGTGCTCCGCGCCCTCGCAGCCGCCGCGATCAAGATGGCTGGGA GACTCGCCGCCTTCTTCAAGAATGCCTGGGCCAAGGAGCCGGTGCTGGTCGCGTCCTTCACTATCGGGGGCCTCG CTATCATTCTGCCCATCGTCAGCCCGTACACCAAGTACGCCACCATGATCAACCAGGTCACCCCCTACAACTACCCTG TGCCCGTCCGAGATAATGGGAACATGCCCGACGTGCCCAGCCACCCCCAGGACCCCCAGGGTCCAAGCTTGGAGTGGCTGAAGAAACTGTGA
- the TFPT gene encoding TCF3 fusion partner isoform X1 has protein sequence MGRVVWQTASPTFARLEVLSPGTLGAGERWSWSREKGPWQPWALKSSQLHQARSWLYHHSSAVISWRASLRQKWSSCLGVWAARASGREMKRKKQPGAGGGASANSIAGSTRLWVGAAGRSSRFLMRVLDSYGDDYRTSQLTIVLEDEGSQGTDAPTPGNAENEPPEKEGLSPPRRTPAAPEPSSPAAGEGPSGRKRRRAPREGRRTGVPLTPEPTPMQIKVEEDFGFEADEALDSSWVSRGPDKLLPYPTLASPPFD, from the exons ATGGGACGGGTAGTTTGGCAAACGGCTTCACCTACGTTTGCAAGGTTGGAAGTTCTGAGTCCTGGGACGCTGGGAGCCGGGGAGAGATGGAGCTGGAGCAGAGAGAAGG GACCATGGCAGCCGTGGGCTTTGAAGAGTTCTCAGCTCCACCAGGCTCGGAGCTGGCTCTACCACCACTCTTCGGCGGTCATATCCTGGAGAGCGAGCTTGAGACAGAAGTGGAGTTCGTGTCTGGGGGTCTGGGCAGCTCGGGCCTccgggagagagatgaagaggaagaagcAGCCCGGGGCCGGCGGCGGCGCCAGCGCGAACTCAATCGCAGGAAGTACCAGGCTCTGGGTCGGCGCTGCCGGGAGATCGAGCAG gttcctcatgagagtgctgGACTCCTACGGCGACGACTACCGCACCAGCCAGCTCACCATTGTGCTGGAG GATGAGGGCAGCCAGGGCACAGATGCCCCCACTCCAGGCAATGCTGAGAACGAGCCTCCAGAGAAGGAGGGACTGTCTCCACCCAGAAGGACACCAGCAGCCCCAGAACCCAGCAGCCCGGCTGCCGGCGAGGGGCCTAGTGGGCGAAAGAGGCGGCGAGCACCCCGGGAAGGACGCCGAACAGGAGTGCCACTGACTCCAGAGCCGACACCAATGCAG ATAAAGGTGGAGGAAGACTTTGGCTTTGAAGCAGATGAGGCCCTGGATTCAAGTTGGGTGTCTCGGGGGCCAGACAAACTGCTACCCTACCCAACCCTAGCCAGCCCCCCCTTTGACTGA
- the TFPT gene encoding TCF3 fusion partner isoform X2, with the protein MELEQREGTMAAVGFEEFSAPPGSELALPPLFGGHILESELETEVEFVSGGLGSSGLRERDEEEEAARGRRRRQRELNRRKYQALGRRCREIEQVNERVLNRLHQVQRITRRLQQERRFLMRVLDSYGDDYRTSQLTIVLEDEGSQGTDAPTPGNAENEPPEKEGLSPPRRTPAAPEPSSPAAGEGPSGRKRRRAPREGRRTGVPLTPEPTPMQIKVEEDFGFEADEALDSSWVSRGPDKLLPYPTLASPPFD; encoded by the exons ATGGAGCTGGAGCAGAGAGAAGG GACCATGGCAGCCGTGGGCTTTGAAGAGTTCTCAGCTCCACCAGGCTCGGAGCTGGCTCTACCACCACTCTTCGGCGGTCATATCCTGGAGAGCGAGCTTGAGACAGAAGTGGAGTTCGTGTCTGGGGGTCTGGGCAGCTCGGGCCTccgggagagagatgaagaggaagaagcAGCCCGGGGCCGGCGGCGGCGCCAGCGCGAACTCAATCGCAGGAAGTACCAGGCTCTGGGTCGGCGCTGCCGGGAGATCGAGCAG GTGAACGAGCGGGTCCTGAACAGGCTCCATCAGGTACAGAGGATAACGCGGAGACTCCAGCAGGAGCGGAG gttcctcatgagagtgctgGACTCCTACGGCGACGACTACCGCACCAGCCAGCTCACCATTGTGCTGGAG GATGAGGGCAGCCAGGGCACAGATGCCCCCACTCCAGGCAATGCTGAGAACGAGCCTCCAGAGAAGGAGGGACTGTCTCCACCCAGAAGGACACCAGCAGCCCCAGAACCCAGCAGCCCGGCTGCCGGCGAGGGGCCTAGTGGGCGAAAGAGGCGGCGAGCACCCCGGGAAGGACGCCGAACAGGAGTGCCACTGACTCCAGAGCCGACACCAATGCAG ATAAAGGTGGAGGAAGACTTTGGCTTTGAAGCAGATGAGGCCCTGGATTCAAGTTGGGTGTCTCGGGGGCCAGACAAACTGCTACCCTACCCAACCCTAGCCAGCCCCCCCTTTGACTGA
- the PRPF31 gene encoding U4/U6 small nuclear ribonucleoprotein Prp31 translates to MSLADELLADLEEAAEEEEGGSYGEEEEEPAIEDVQEETQVDLSGDSVKSIAKLWDSKMFAEIMMKIEEYISKQAKASEVMGPVEAAPEYRVIVDANNLTVEIENELNIIHKFIRDKYSKRFPELESLVPNALDYIRTVKELGNSLDKCKNNENLQQILTNATIMVVSVTASTTQGQQLSEEELERLEEACDMALELNASKHRIYEYVESRMSFIAPNLSIIIGASSAAKIMGVAGGLTNLSKMPACNIMLLGAQRKTLSGFSSTSVLPHTGYIYHSDIVQSLPPDLRRKAARLVAAKCTLAARVDSFHESTEGKVGYELKDEIERKFDKWQEPPPVKQVKPLPAPLDGQRKKRGGRRYRKMKERLGLTEIRKQANRMSFGEIEEDAYQEDLGFSLGHLGKSGSGRVRQTQVNEATKARISKTLQRTLQKQSVVYGGKSTIRDRSSGTASSVAFTPLQGLEIVNPQAAEKKVAEANQKYFSSMAEFLKVKGEKNGLMST, encoded by the exons ATGTCTCTGGCAGATGAGCTCCTGGCTGACCTCGAGGAGGcggcagaagaggaggaaggaggaagctatggggaggaggaagaggaaccgGCTATCGAGGATGTGCAGGAGGAGACGCAGGTGGATCTTTCTGGGGATTCGGTCAAGAGCATCGCCAAGCTGTGGGACAGCAAGATG tTTGCTGAGATCATGATGAAGATTGAGGAGTACATCAGCAAGCAAGCGAAAGCTTCGGAAG TGATGGGGCCCGTGGAGGCGGCCCCCGAATACCGGGTCATCGTGGATGCCAACAATCTGACCGTGGAGATTGAGAACGAGCTGA ATATCATCCACAAGTTCATCCGGGACAAATACTCGAAGCGGTTCCCTGAACTGGAGTCGCTGGTCCCCAACGCGCTTGATTACATCCGCACGGTCAAG GAGCTGGGCAACAGCCTGGACAAGTGCAAGAACAACGAGAACCTTCAGCAGATCCTGACCAACGCCACCATCATGGTCGTCAGCGTGACTGCCTCTACCACCCAGGG GCAGCAGCTGTcggaggaggagctggagcggCTGGAGGAGGCCTGCGACATGGCCCTGGAGCTGAACGCCTCCAAGCACCGCATCTACGAGTACGTGGAGTCCCGCATGTCGTTCATCGCGCCCAACCTCTCCATCATCATCGGGGCGTCCTCGGCTGCCAAGATCATGG GCGTGGCCGGCGGGCTGACCAACCTCTCCAAGATGCCCGCCTGCAACATCATGCTGCTGGGGGCCCAGCGCAAGACGCTGTCTGGCTTCTCGTCCACCTCCGTGCTGCCCCACACCGGCTACATCTACCACAGTGACATCGTGCAGTCCCTGCCCCCG GATCTCCGACGGAAAGCAGCCCGCCTGGTGGCCGCCAAGTGCACGCTGGCTGCCCGCGTGGACAGTTTCCATGAGAGCACAGAGGGGAAG GTGGGCTACGAACTCAAGGATGAGATTGAACGGAAGTTCGACAAGTGGCAGGAGCCGCCCCCAGTGAAGCAGGTGAAGCCACTGCCAGCGCCCCTCGATGGGCAGCGCAAGAAACGAGGCGGCCGCAG GTACCGGAAGATGAAGGAGCGTCTGGGGTTGACGGAGATCCGGAAGCAGGCCAACCGCATGAGCTTCGGAGAG atTGAGGAAGACGCCTACCAGGAGGACCTGGGCTTCAGCCTGGGCCACCTGGGCAAGTCAGGCAGCGGGCGTGTGCGGCAGACGCAGGTGAACGAGGCCACCAAAGCCAGGATCTCCAAGACGCTACAG CGGACCCTGCAGAAGCAGAGTGTGGTGTATGGCGGGAAGTCCACCATCCGCGACCGCTCCTCGGGGACCGCCTCCAGTGTGGCCTTCACGCCGCTTCAG GGCCTGGAGATTGTGAACCCGCAAGCAGCCGAGAAGAAGGTGGCTGAGGCCAACCAGAAGTACTTTTCCAGCATGGCTGAGTTCCTCAAGGTCAAGGGCGAGAAGAATGGTCTCATGTCCACCTGA